CTTCTTTTTGATGAACAGGGCTTCAGCGTTGGATTCAGCCAGTCCAAGAAGGACCGGAATGTCACTGAAGGCGAGCGCCTCACCCCGCTGATAGGAGAGCAGGGAGATGGCGGCGACGAGCTCCTGGCGCAGTCCGGAATCCCGGGCCCAGGCCTCCACGCTGCCGCCGGCGAAGACGATGGGATATTCATAATACTCGTTGGAGGGATACCGGGCCAGGGTCTCATAGACCTGCTTGCGATCCTTGGCCGAAAGAGATTCGATCAGCCTGGCGGAGGGAAAGAGATTGGCGGTGCCGCTGCGGCGGATGATATTTCGGGGATTAAAAAGCGCGCTGACCAGCTCGTCCGGCAGTTCAGTCAATGAAATCAGGTTTTCAAATGCCGTTAATTCCGCTTCCGGGATGCGCCAGCGGGTCTGAGTATCCGGCGTGGGGGTGCGTGAAACGACGGAATCAGGCGCTTCCAAATAGAAATAATAGCACTGAAGACGGCCCCAGGGACCTTCTTTGGTGAAGAAGGGGCTATCTTTGGGCAAAGTATCCGCCTGTGCCAATAAGGAGGTCTTTAACCCAACAAAAAGCAGGGTTAAAGCCACAAGAGCGGCCTTGGTGAACTGGGTCATGGGGGAAGATGGCGATGTGGCTGACATGGCTTGAAATAAAGTAACTCCGCTGGCTGGGGTAATGTTTCGATAGCCGACTATAGATAAAGCAATGCCCTATTTAGATGGGTGATGCTTTACCGAGATGTTAGCCACGCCTTAGCCAACGGCAAGCCATCGTCCAATAGCCGGAAGGTCACAAATCGGGGCAAACTTTGAACCGAAATTAAATCGGCATGCCACCCCGCTGCATGCCGTGCGGTCGTCATGAGGACATCCGCCCAATAACAACCTTCGGCCCAGACTTTTCTATCATGAAACAACCAACCCACCCCGCTGTTCATGCCTTCAAAGGCGGACTGTGCCTGCTGCTGGCAGGCCTGTCCCTGCCGGTGCTGGCCCTTGATCCAGACACCCCGGCCACAGGCTCGTTTAATGTGAATGCCAACGCTAACTGGAGTACGCCGGGAACATGGAGCGGCGCGATTCCCAACGGGGTGGACCAGGTGGCGGATTTTGTGAACAACATTTCCACCACACGCACCATCACCATTGATTCAGGCGTCGGCTCGAATGTGACTTTGGGTGGTTTGCGCATCGGCGATACAGCAGGCGGGAGCGTCCATCAAATTTCCGGCGGGACGCTGACGTTTCAGGTGACTGAAGGGAATGCTTTCTATACGCGTTTGAACAAAGGCGGGAGCAACACGATCAGCTCGGCGATCCAGCTTAACAGCGCCCTGGATGTGCTGATTGCAGACACCAATGCCAACAGTCAGGGAGCCGCCTTTTCCGGCAAAATCTCCGGCGGGGTGACAGGGCTGCCGACCATCAATCTGCGGGTGAATGACGCTGACAATTTTGTGCGGCATCTTTTGCTCAGCAATACGGCCAGTGACTTTGCCGGGCAGATCGTGGTGCACTCCGGTTTGCTGCGGCTGGAAGGCGGCGACGGAAACGGCCAGGCGGCCGGGCTGCGCGGGGTGGGCAATGAGGTTATCATCCTGGATGGCGGCCGCGTGGACCTGCGCGGGACGGACTACAACCGGCAGGCGGATGACACGGAGATCTTCATCATTGAGGGCAAGGGTTTGAACGGCCTCGGGGCAATCGCCAATACATCCAGCACAGGCACGCTCTCGCACCTCGTGCTTTCGGGAGATGCCATGATGGGCGGGGGTTCCACGACGGAGTTGCGGCGTCACCTGAATGCGGCAGGGGATGCGGACATCGCCGCGATCCTGGACCTGGGGGGACATGAGCTGTCAACAATCGGGGCTGGGATCAAGATCCTGGAAAACGTGGATCTGCGGAATGCGGACGGAGCCACCTGGAACATCTATGAAGGCGCGCTTCAGTTTAGAAACCGCGGCGGTCTTTTGGGAGGGGAGCTCATCGGCGGCACCCAGTATGGCAACGACATTGATGGCATGACCTTTAACGTCACGTATTACAAGGGCACCTATGACGGCGTGGATCCCACGAACGGCAGCCGGTCAGTGACGGACCTGTTCAATCCGAACCGGGATCTGTCGGATACCTTTGGCGGGACGGAGGTGGCGGCACGGCTCATCTTCCGGACGGACTGGGCGACGGGGAACACACATGTGGCGAATACAAAGGTGGTGGAGATGTATGATGATGTGACCATCAACCTGAACTACGGGGCGCTGGTGCGGGAAGGGAGCACAGGGGCGGGGCAGACCTTTGACCAGATCTTCGGCACGGGCACGACCATCAATCTGGTGGGCGGGGGCATGCAGGAGAACATCATGACCGCGTCTGGCGGGGCTTCCGGCTACAATGCTGCGCTGGATGCCTATGACCACCCGGGGGTGATGGAAATCCAGGGGTCCATTGACAATATGACAGGTGACGATGAGGGGACGGGCTTTACGAAGCGCGGAAATCGCGAACTCCGGCTGACGGGGAGCAATCCGAACTTCGATGGCGATGTGCTGGTCAAGCAGAGCACGGCGCGTTTCATGCCAACTCAGTTTTCCACCTCGTCGCCCACGGCAGCGCCGGAGTCGCAGTTTTTCAGTATGTCCCTGGCCGGTGCTGCCGGGGGGCTAACAGGGGCAAATTCCATCACGCTGACCCGATGGGGGTCGCTGGCACTGCTCAACAATTCCTCCAATGGGGTGTATGCGAGCGTGAACAACAACGACCGCCTGAATGACAATGGGCAGCTCATTTTGAGGAACGGGTTCATCATCATGGAAACGGACCCGGTGGAGACCAATACGGAGAACTTCGGGAATGTGTCGGTGGACAACGGGACGAACTATCTGTTTCTGGACACACGTGCGGGCGGGCAGTTTGACGGCAGCTTTGCCAGCCTGAGTTTTGACAATGGCGGGATCCTGAAGATTTATGACATGAACGGTGACCACACCTGGGGTACCGGTGCGACGGATGACCGGCTGCGGCTGAACGATACGACGGGACTGACGATGATCGGCGCAGACAGCCCTGGCAGCAATACGCAAGGGGTCATTCCGGGACTTTTCGGCGGGACGGTGCCGACGACTTTTACGGCGAGCACGGGCACGCAGCGGACGGATTACACCACTCAGAATGCCTATGCCTACAATGGGGTGGGCCTGGGCCTGATGACGCTGGAGGGAGGCTATTTGCGGCCCCTGACGGCGAGTGAATACGCGGTGGGCGGGACACCGGTGGCCGGGGCCAACTGGATGGTGGACCGGTACATCGGCCCGGGCAACACCGCCGGGCTGGACAATTATGCCAACCGGAATGTGACAGAGGACACGACGGTGAACTCGCTGACGATCAGCTTCAGTGAAGCCTCCTCCGGCCAGGCCGCGCCGACGGCGGCCAAGGACTATGTGCTCATTGAGCCGGGGAAAACGCTGACGGTAAGTTCGGGCATCATCAACTTTGCGTCGTTTATGGAGAACAATGCCGGGAGTCTGGAGTCGGTGATCCGCGGCGGCAGGATCAGCATGAACGGGCAGGCGGCCATCCTGAATGCAGCATCCAACCGCCATGACCTGGACACTACGAGCGCGTCATTGACGACGTTCCTTCCGGGGAACAGCACGTATATGCGCAGCAGCCTGGTGGATGTGGCGGACCTGGTGAAAACGGGGCGTCACAATCTTTATCTGGATACCTGGAATGAGGTCTCCGGGAATGTGTACGTGAGCGAGCAGGGGGGGCTCTTTGCCCGCCACCCCGGGGCGCTGGGTGAAGGCGCCCCAGGCCGTGAGTTGCAGGTGGGCGGCGCGGGTAATTTTTACCTGGAATACGGGACGAACATCTCTGGCATCAACCTCCGGGCGACGAACACCTTTGATACGACGCGCACCATCCTGGCTGCACTGGGGACGACCCACAGCACCTGGGGCGGGGATGTCATCATGGATACGGCGGATGCTGCTGGATCCGGTGAATTTCAGGCTCACATCATCACCGCCCGCAACAACGGTACACTGACGATCTATGGGAATGTGTATTCCGATAACAATGCGAACATTACAGGCAATGACACCTGGAACGATCCGGTGTTCATCAGCACCGCGACGGCTGAGACCGCGACAATCAATTTCCGGGGCCAGTTCAGGGATACGGCGGACGGTCCGCTGACCAGTGTGGCGGCGACCGGTGACGGGCCGGTGCATCTGGACCGCAATCATTCGCTGTCCTTCCAGATGCGAGGGAATGATGAGATCAATGTGAATGCCTTCCAGCAATGGGATGCAACGGGGGCAATCTATGCGACCCAGGGCTACTTCCGCATCCTGTATGATCCCGCCGCAGAAGGGCTGGACGGGACGGGCTTTATGACGGATGCGGCGCGTGCGGCGGTGGCGCAGGACAACCAGTGGAACCAGATGTGGTTAGGCGGGCCGCAGAACCAGCTTGGCATCGCCAACTCTCCTTCCAATGCGTATAGTGGGCACATCATGCTGACGCGGGAGGACCAGGTGCTGAACTACACTGACCGCATCATGATAAGCAACAACAACCGCAACCGTACGCTGACGCTGGGCGGGGAGCACACGAGCGGCACGGCCTACATTGGCAGCACCGACCCGACGTCCCCGTATTTCGTGTTTTTCCAGAACACCAATGCAGAGCGTGACCTGCGCTTCCTTCAGATGCGCGGCGGCACGCTGGAGGTGAATGCACGGCTGCAGGACAACGGCTCCAATGCGGACAATTTTCACTCCTCGGTTTCCATGGTGGGTCCGGGCACGGTGGTGTTCAATACGAATACGGTCAGCAGCAACATGGACCGCTGGAACTTCATGGCGGGGACGACGGTGTGGAGCGGGGCGTATGCAAACAACCAGTTCGCCCGGACCCGCACCACCGGCAGCAATGTGCGGGCTTCGGTCTCCGGATGGGGCGGTGGGGATCTGGTCCTGGCCACTCCGGAAGGCACGGCGCGGCGCACGCAGACGCTGGACGGGAACATTTTTATGTTTAACGGGAGCAGCTCCGTGACGGCGAATGTGCTGACGACGATGACGATTGGCGACGGCGCGCGGGCACGGGTGCTGGACCGCCGCTCCGGCTCCACGCTGGCGTTTTATGAGAATGGAAACGGCATCATCAACTTTGGCGCGGCAGGCGTTTCCATGGAGGCTGGGGATTTCCTGGGGAGCTGGGGTGTGTATGGAAACCAGGCAGACGGCATAAACAACTGGGCCGGCCGGCAGGGCACTACGGGGGTGCAGGCCTTTGCCGGATATGACAATGATGTGTTTGAGGCCACCAGCCATACCAACATGACGGCGGATGCGGTACTGCCCGGCAGCACAGAAATCCAGACGCTGCGCATCGGGGTGGAGGCGGAGCTGGACATTGGCGCAGGCAATACGCTGGCGCTGAGCCAGGGCGGACTGCTGATCCCCTCCAGCAATGTTGGCAATGTCAGCATCACCGGCGGCACGCTGACCAGCACCTGGAGTGAAGGCAGCAATGACGTGGTCGTCCATAACTATGGGCAGGGCGTAACGACGATTGGCTCGGAGATTGCCAACGAGGGCGTGAACAAGGTGAACCTGGTGCTTGCCGGCAGCGGAACGACGGTGCTGACGGGGGACAATACGCTGACAGGGAATGTTTACGTGAATGACGGGGTGCTGCAGATCAGCAGCGACTCGCAACTGGGCCAGGTGGACGGCAGTATTTCGATGGTTGTGCTAGTGGGGCCGGGGACGAGCTATGCCTCGGGCGGCACCACCGGTGCGACGGTCACTTTTGAGGGAGGTGGCGGCAGCGGGGCGGCGGCGACGTTTAATACGGTCAACAGCAGCACGGCCAGCCTCCGCGGGGTAAACAGGATTAACCTGACTGACAGCGGCAGTGGCTATACTTCAGGGGTACAGATCGGCCTGACAGACGGCACGGGATCCAATGCAGGTGCCTGGGCAGTTCTGGACAGCGGCAACCTGCACATGGATGGCGGCGTGCTGCATGCCACCGAGAGCCTGACCTTGAACAGCGGGCGGACCATTTTCTTGGGCGGCAATGGTGGCACGCTGCGGGTGGATCCAGGAGAGAAGCTGACCATTGACGGATTTATCAGCGGTGAATACAACCACGTGAATCTGGACAACGGCTATGCCTCGTCCAATGGGATGGTCAATGCCTGGGAAGCCGCCTCACTGAGCAATCCTGACATTGGCGACCTGACCATTGACGGGGGTGGTACGGTCCATTTCCGTTACAGTCCTTTGGGGGATGGTTCCTCATCTGCGAACCTGGCGCATGCCTACGGTGGCATCACCTGGATCAATGAAGGCATCCTGCGCCTGGAAGGGGTGGGAACCACAGGCGCTGCGGGTGCTCTGGGGTCTCACCGCTCGTTTGTGGACAGCACGGTGATCGGTGCGAATGGAACGCTGGACCTGGATTTCTCCTCTTCGCCTGTGATTCTGGAATGGCTGACTTTGGAAGGAAAGGGCTATCAGGGAGGCGGCACCATCAGCCTGGTGCAGGCCGGGGGCACTGTCAGCAACAGTCTGGGCGGCCAGATCCATGTGAAGGAAGATGCGCTGTTGAAGATGATGAACGGCCATAACATTTACATCAACAATGGCGGCGGTGACATGTTCGGCAGCGGCGACATTACCCGCATGGGCAACGGCGACTTCCGGTTCTATGGCAACAACCCTGAATGGACGGGTTCATTCCTGTCTGCCAGCGGCACTTCCAGGGTCATCGGCACCGGGAACCTGCAGGGGCTCAGCGGTATGGAACTGGAGCGTAACTCCATCTTCCATGTCTCCACGGCCACCACATCGGTGGATGAATTTCGTGACCGCTTGCCGGATGATCTGGCGATCTCAAGCGATGGCTATACCCGCCTGCGGATGGATGCCACAGGCGGCATTCATTCCGGCATCGAGAAGGTCGGCTCCCTGACGGTGAAGGGCGGGGTGATGGGCATCGAATACAACCTGGGGGCGGACCTCATTGGCAGCCAGCCGAGGTTGCAGGGAGACTATGCCGGACTGCACTTTACGGAGATTGACCGTGAGCTGGGGGCGACAGTTCACCTTCGTAATCTGGATTCGGGGACGGATTTTGCAGGCAGCGAATTCAGCAACGGGGAGGTGACGAACCGGGCTGTGCTGATGGTGGACAATGCGCCGGCCGCGATTGGCACCGGTGACGGTTCCAACGGCAACGCCCCGGTCATTCCAGGGTTCTTTGGCGGCACCCGTGCGCTTGTTGTGGCTTCTTCCAACGGGACCACACAACGCTTTGAAGAAGCCTACAGCGCCTTCCGCATGGTGACGGTGGACAGTGACGGGGCGGGTGTCAACTATCTGCGTCCGCTGCGGGACGACGAGTATAAAACAGTCGCCAACCCAGGCGGCAATGATGAAGTCAGCACATCCGTTTCGCTGGATGCTGAGGGACTGACGGCTGACCAGAACCTGCGAATTGTGGGCCGTGATTCGGATTCGATCTCCTCCGGCCAGCTTCTGGCAGGGCGGAAAAATTCACTGCTGACCCTGGGTCTCAGCAGCACGGTGAATTCACTGACGTTCAATTCGGAGACCTATGTGTTGAACGGAGCCGCCAATACGACTTCTTCATCCACGTTTGGCGGTGACCATACGACGTTGCATCTGCGGGATGATACACGCCTGACGGTGGCCTCGGGGATGATTCAGACAGCCAACTTCGGGACGCTGGACCGTCAGGGCATCACCAATAACACGAATTCCAATCTGGACATCCGCTCGCAGATCAATGCAGGCACGCTGGACTTTGCAGGGCAGGAGGCGCAGATCTACGTGGGCGGCTTCTTCACCCGCTACAATACGGCGGCCCAGGAAAATGGTCATGAACCGATTGATGCGGACAATACGACACTGACCATCGCCTCCAACATCTCCAATGCCAGTGCGCTGGTGAAGTCGGGGCCAGGCTCGCTGATCCTCACCGGGGTCAATGATTACACCGGGGATACTTACATCAACCAGGGCAACCTGTATGTGCGCAGTGACTTTGCCCTGAACGGCACCGAGAACGTCCACCTGAACGGGGCGGGCGCGTTTTTTGTCAGCCAGGGATCCAAGATCAACGGGGTGGACCTTCATGTTGGCTTGATCAGCGGAAACAACGTGGCCCTGGCGCTGGAGCAGAGCGCCATCTGGGGGGGGGACATAATCCTCAACAATGTGGACCTGGCCGGTGCCACGTCCTACACCCGCAGCTTCATTCCCCGCATCTACACCAACTCCACCCATCAGGCTGCCATAGAAGGCAATATCTATGGGGGGAGCGGGCAGCTTGCCTCCGGGGTGAATGCGACAGAATCGCGCATCTTTACCACCTATACCGGCGCGGCGGGGATTCTGGATCTGCGGGGCCAGGTCCGGGATACGGTGTCAGGCGCTTTGGGCACCCTGGTGACGGCGGCCAACCAAAACCAGGTGCTGCGGATGGAAGTCAGCGCCACCACAAATGAGGCCAACGTCCAGCTTTGGCAGCAGTATGATGCCTCCGGCCAGATCAACCTGAAGCGCGGTTATCTGCGGTATATGGGCGAAGGGAACTTTTACAGCGATGCCGCTGCTGCCTCCATCAACCCGGACAATCTGATGTCGGGCTTCCACATGGGCGGACGGGTGCTGGTATCCACAACGGCCGGCCTCACCGTTTCCAACCTGGCCTTTATGCTTGCCAATGACGGGTCTGTCTTCAATCTGTCCTCCTGGACGGTGGGCGGGGATGTCAGTGATCCGGACAATCTCTTTGGCTCGGGCAACTGGGGACTGGGCAATACCACGGGCAATTCCACGCTGGGTGGGGAGAACCGAAGCGGGGAAGTGGTCTTTGGTACCGGGACAGGGACGATCAAGTTCACCCCTTACGCCACAGGGGAAGACCGCGACCTGCGGCTGTATGCCGCACCCGGGGGCGAGGTGACCATCCGGGCCAGTTTTGTGGACGGAGGCACGGCGGCGAATCCGGTGAACACTTCCATCACAAAGGTGGGGGCAGGGCAGGTGAACCTGCAAGGCTCCACCGCTGGTGAGGGGACGGTAGAGGGGGTGAATGTGATGGGTGGCCTGCTGCTGCTGGAAGATTATGATGTCAATCCAGACCGGCGTGTGGGGCTGAATGCCAGCCTGCTCATGGGTGGCGGCATTCTGGCCATGGAAGGCGGGCAGGAAAACTTTGGCACGCTGACAGTCGCCGCTGGCGGCTCAGCCCTGGCCGTGATCGGCACAG
This Prosthecobacter sp. SYSU 5D2 DNA region includes the following protein-coding sequences:
- a CDS encoding autotransporter-associated beta strand repeat-containing protein; protein product: MKQPTHPAVHAFKGGLCLLLAGLSLPVLALDPDTPATGSFNVNANANWSTPGTWSGAIPNGVDQVADFVNNISTTRTITIDSGVGSNVTLGGLRIGDTAGGSVHQISGGTLTFQVTEGNAFYTRLNKGGSNTISSAIQLNSALDVLIADTNANSQGAAFSGKISGGVTGLPTINLRVNDADNFVRHLLLSNTASDFAGQIVVHSGLLRLEGGDGNGQAAGLRGVGNEVIILDGGRVDLRGTDYNRQADDTEIFIIEGKGLNGLGAIANTSSTGTLSHLVLSGDAMMGGGSTTELRRHLNAAGDADIAAILDLGGHELSTIGAGIKILENVDLRNADGATWNIYEGALQFRNRGGLLGGELIGGTQYGNDIDGMTFNVTYYKGTYDGVDPTNGSRSVTDLFNPNRDLSDTFGGTEVAARLIFRTDWATGNTHVANTKVVEMYDDVTINLNYGALVREGSTGAGQTFDQIFGTGTTINLVGGGMQENIMTASGGASGYNAALDAYDHPGVMEIQGSIDNMTGDDEGTGFTKRGNRELRLTGSNPNFDGDVLVKQSTARFMPTQFSTSSPTAAPESQFFSMSLAGAAGGLTGANSITLTRWGSLALLNNSSNGVYASVNNNDRLNDNGQLILRNGFIIMETDPVETNTENFGNVSVDNGTNYLFLDTRAGGQFDGSFASLSFDNGGILKIYDMNGDHTWGTGATDDRLRLNDTTGLTMIGADSPGSNTQGVIPGLFGGTVPTTFTASTGTQRTDYTTQNAYAYNGVGLGLMTLEGGYLRPLTASEYAVGGTPVAGANWMVDRYIGPGNTAGLDNYANRNVTEDTTVNSLTISFSEASSGQAAPTAAKDYVLIEPGKTLTVSSGIINFASFMENNAGSLESVIRGGRISMNGQAAILNAASNRHDLDTTSASLTTFLPGNSTYMRSSLVDVADLVKTGRHNLYLDTWNEVSGNVYVSEQGGLFARHPGALGEGAPGRELQVGGAGNFYLEYGTNISGINLRATNTFDTTRTILAALGTTHSTWGGDVIMDTADAAGSGEFQAHIITARNNGTLTIYGNVYSDNNANITGNDTWNDPVFISTATAETATINFRGQFRDTADGPLTSVAATGDGPVHLDRNHSLSFQMRGNDEINVNAFQQWDATGAIYATQGYFRILYDPAAEGLDGTGFMTDAARAAVAQDNQWNQMWLGGPQNQLGIANSPSNAYSGHIMLTREDQVLNYTDRIMISNNNRNRTLTLGGEHTSGTAYIGSTDPTSPYFVFFQNTNAERDLRFLQMRGGTLEVNARLQDNGSNADNFHSSVSMVGPGTVVFNTNTVSSNMDRWNFMAGTTVWSGAYANNQFARTRTTGSNVRASVSGWGGGDLVLATPEGTARRTQTLDGNIFMFNGSSSVTANVLTTMTIGDGARARVLDRRSGSTLAFYENGNGIINFGAAGVSMEAGDFLGSWGVYGNQADGINNWAGRQGTTGVQAFAGYDNDVFEATSHTNMTADAVLPGSTEIQTLRIGVEAELDIGAGNTLALSQGGLLIPSSNVGNVSITGGTLTSTWSEGSNDVVVHNYGQGVTTIGSEIANEGVNKVNLVLAGSGTTVLTGDNTLTGNVYVNDGVLQISSDSQLGQVDGSISMVVLVGPGTSYASGGTTGATVTFEGGGGSGAAATFNTVNSSTASLRGVNRINLTDSGSGYTSGVQIGLTDGTGSNAGAWAVLDSGNLHMDGGVLHATESLTLNSGRTIFLGGNGGTLRVDPGEKLTIDGFISGEYNHVNLDNGYASSNGMVNAWEAASLSNPDIGDLTIDGGGTVHFRYSPLGDGSSSANLAHAYGGITWINEGILRLEGVGTTGAAGALGSHRSFVDSTVIGANGTLDLDFSSSPVILEWLTLEGKGYQGGGTISLVQAGGTVSNSLGGQIHVKEDALLKMMNGHNIYINNGGGDMFGSGDITRMGNGDFRFYGNNPEWTGSFLSASGTSRVIGTGNLQGLSGMELERNSIFHVSTATTSVDEFRDRLPDDLAISSDGYTRLRMDATGGIHSGIEKVGSLTVKGGVMGIEYNLGADLIGSQPRLQGDYAGLHFTEIDRELGATVHLRNLDSGTDFAGSEFSNGEVTNRAVLMVDNAPAAIGTGDGSNGNAPVIPGFFGGTRALVVASSNGTTQRFEEAYSAFRMVTVDSDGAGVNYLRPLRDDEYKTVANPGGNDEVSTSVSLDAEGLTADQNLRIVGRDSDSISSGQLLAGRKNSLLTLGLSSTVNSLTFNSETYVLNGAANTTSSSTFGGDHTTLHLRDDTRLTVASGMIQTANFGTLDRQGITNNTNSNLDIRSQINAGTLDFAGQEAQIYVGGFFTRYNTAAQENGHEPIDADNTTLTIASNISNASALVKSGPGSLILTGVNDYTGDTYINQGNLYVRSDFALNGTENVHLNGAGAFFVSQGSKINGVDLHVGLISGNNVALALEQSAIWGGDIILNNVDLAGATSYTRSFIPRIYTNSTHQAAIEGNIYGGSGQLASGVNATESRIFTTYTGAAGILDLRGQVRDTVSGALGTLVTAANQNQVLRMEVSATTNEANVQLWQQYDASGQINLKRGYLRYMGEGNFYSDAAAASINPDNLMSGFHMGGRVLVSTTAGLTVSNLAFMLANDGSVFNLSSWTVGGDVSDPDNLFGSGNWGLGNTTGNSTLGGENRSGEVVFGTGTGTIKFTPYATGEDRDLRLYAAPGGEVTIRASFVDGGTAANPVNTSITKVGAGQVNLQGSTAGEGTVEGVNVMGGLLLLEDYDVNPDRRVGLNASLLMGGGILAMEGGQENFGTLTVAAGGSALAVIGTGQMEIATLGSVADGGSLHFQSIAGGTLQMGGFNEGDRLGSFATFGAALSADPTATDWAAVGAGGQVVAFTGYSDDTLGAGLHTNAVGPALVGGETESVRFNTDGAAFASGTLTLNDGGLLFTSAFTGGTAFASGTGLTTAGGSDLVLHNYSSGAVTIAGDISGSQNVIFTGTGLTELAGSNTYAGTTFVTGAATVVADGMGRLGTGSLHLNGGTVRLTGSDTEIYSSGITLGSSDGTLQVEAGKTLVLRGVVSSETNPSAALTTNPNSGGLRIEGSGTVQFGERTDGSTLVGVANNYTGLTLLGDGTNPLHISLQGGGNNNAQHTPFGTTDSWTDGTIVRNNVTLEFAPQYGSGAGTSQARYREWIQFGEQAGDQIYINHTTQRQIVMDGFYNVIGDLNIHAQVGSLNNGGTGNSTFYFNVNEGSLAGTGDIIKTGAGNLYFYNTMTQWTGDMDLREGLTLQLMYPGAALEDTGIIYMGDPAGEVSSLLSYRVQTRYGNAVTGVDSGRQRLDIPRDITIRDGINQEVQIGGSSSPDITMVYSGDINLGNGSTGGGGADSPNHVRFIYTDTTGYSGILTGHQQHAVMIVSGNLSGSNNLMLENVDDGSGNNDINDQFTTFLFSGDNSAYTGRLTIGSELGAASGNFDRDDNEIFRAGSDTALSASIPVEMRNMTTMQAGGFELTIGGLVTNDGISTTGLYSFTSPTFDPTRQTTADLDAVNANINAASGTLHGANSGGVNYIPIGNSSAIIENASTTPGTLRIVQESNAIWDAYFRDGVPAAQFEDSSATPGSLSLEKLGAGSATLTIYNDYTGTTTVSAGQLQVGRDGTGEWGIVNQGSTALFGAMKQTANTVAGSTGTGLTTVMAGANLSGTGHVRGGLELHGTLAPGDFIGELAGATMGTLFVGDGGVGDLTLHAGATVSLQIALPSMIDPDLQAGTYRIGDDFYTTHVAFLDFFSTGDNLSRAFPFGFGQGGSHIPTTNHDHLEISGSVIWDGGQISVLGDTETGFIPEAGQVFNLLDWYNMDGTDWGDFSTGSGRYLVGNGDDNGHLDLPDLSAYPELRWDTGIFFSHGALVISIVPEPSRAVLTLLGLGMLLFRRRR